The genomic interval atttttacaatgcaACAGCAATTGGTTCCAGCTTAACTCAGGCCAAAAGCATTCAGACTCTCCCAGGTCTACGTCTGTCTGTGCATGAAAAGCTCAGAACAACAGTGTTGTTGACAGAGTGGGGTAAAGTGATGCGCCTGCTGGTCTGCCACCTGTGGGGGAACAGGATGGGAGCTAACCTGATGGATGGGGGGGGAGACTCTTCCCGCTGTGTGTCATATTTCAGCAGCTCACCTTATTCCAAGTGAAATGCCGCTCAACAATAACATCCCTGGGGCAAAGGACGGCCATATGCAACACTGAGCTGGAGACAAAAGGGTGTTTGATATGCAAGATCCAGTACTATGAACAGTTTCTTGTTACTTCTGCCTCAATCAaatatacagtgccttgcaaaagatTTATTACCTCGATAAAAATGTTCACGTTTTATGTTGCAACAAGAAACcagaatattttattcagattatatgttatagaccaaaacaaagtaggtTATGATTCTGTGAAGGTGAatcataaatttgttttctaaattttgatcccacaaaaaatatgaaaagtgtggtAAGCATATGCATTTGGCCCCTGTCACCCTAATATAAAATCCTTTCCAATTAGCTGCCTTCAAAGGTCATGTTATTAGAAAAGTGATCTTGCATCTGAAGGTCTCGGAGGTTTGTcagaaaacattagaaaaaatCTTGGCAATCAAGGAGCAGACTggacaggtcagggataaaaATGTCGAGAAATCTAAAGCAGgctttaaattatatttaatgattaattaaaacTTGCAAAATGTGGCAGCCAAGAGCAAGAAAAGCATTAATTAGAGTGATTTGCTTCATTCAAGAGGTCTCAGATACCTCCagatgagctgcagagattcacaggtCAGTGTCCAAAATGCTAACACTCTGGACCCATCATGAAACATGTTGGTGgtagcattatgctgtggggatggtTTGCTGCAGAGAATCTGAATGGACAGGAAGATTATGggaagaaaatagaaaactcCGAGGCAAATTGGAGGGCCTGCAGGAGGCTCATTCTCTCTTCATAAGTCAAATAACCTGCAGCAAAGTATTGACCCGATGGGGCTGAATAGATGTTGACGGCacaattttctgattatttgtaatcacttcctgtttcaactAAATCACAACAAcacagcttcctgtttgtcaaacatgtcaaaaacCCCATCAAAACATACTGAGATTTGTGGCTGTTATGACAAATGTCAAAAGGTTCAAGAGGTTTTAATACTTTTCGAAGCATTTGATGACTCAATGAAGAAGATTTAAAAAGGACAACTTAAACATGACCATACACCACTctttaaaaatacttgtttCAAAAGACATATGCTTCCTCAAGAATATTTTAGGAATACTTCAGTGAATCGTGCCTCTAGCGTGGGACCATTCCAGAAGAAGGAACAAAAGTCAGACGGCTTTTTCTGGCTCCGTACAAAGAAGCAGTGCTTACATAAATTGCCCACACACTGAGGATAAATAAGACTGCCTGGCTTAATATTACCAGCCCCCTCTTCGTTCAACTCGAGACTGTATGCTAGAATCATCCGTGTTATCCATCTTCTCTACTTCACTTCTTTATTCACTCCACTTACTCTGTCTTATTAGGACGGAGCAGGCGGACTAATGCATGTCTTCTAGTAGACCTCTGATAGCTTCTAAGCgcaaaggtttatttttatcagaGTGGAAAACTTTGTGCAAGAGCTCTGCAATGCCGGGAGgattaattaaaacatgaaacacaagACTAGCGCTCATATGTGCAGAGCAGTGAAAGAGATCGGCAGACAAAGCAGAACGATAGTGCTGATGAACGCACTGACACGGCGGAAGGAGATTGAGGAACTGTCTGATAGCAGTGATCAAAAATGGCTGCTGGGAACTGGTGTTTTTCTTGGTCAGGCATCTGTCTGCAGATCTCGTTACGGTGGCTCATGTGatgcaaacatattttgatgtgtgtgtgtgtttttgatgataCTGGCAGCTCAGTGGGTCATTGACCCAGAATGAGGAGCAATCATTTTCCATGCCTGTTTATAGTGTAAACAGTCTTCACACAGGTTATTCCATGTCAGCCTTTGTAATCCTCTCGGTTTCTAAAGTATATTCTTACAGGACAAAATGTGATCTCTCATTAGTTCAGTCAAAAGGTTTTTCAGAACTTCTGAAATGATGACAGCTCAGGCGGGAGAATCTGCTCACAGGGCAACTATTGGTTGAGCTcccaaaaaattaaattcagttaaatcaaaaatactttgtttctcaaggaaattaacttaaattaaattGCTGGTGGACGGGGTGATGGATGGAGTAAAATTCAAGATAATTCTGGAAGCAAATCTCTTAGATAGGTTGTAAGAAAATGGGCGTTCCGAACGTGGGAGAGAAAGCTGGTAGAGAAATACACTAGAAGACTTTTATGACATAGATATGTCCTTCTTAGTGttagtctgtcacataaaatctatcCAAGATTCGTGGTTGCAAATATGGAAAATTTCAAGATAGTAATACCAAGGCGCTGCATCGTAAAGCAAAGTACgtccagaaacagaaacagtaaaGTCCAGAGTTTGGATCTGTTCAGCCAAAACTAATCAAAACTGACAGTTTCTGTGACCTATATAATACAGCTACAGTTAGAAAGAGGAGTGAGTAAAGAGAGAGAGTTAAGAGTCTTTATACGAATACTTGAACATACCCAGTGTGTCTGTTTCATCTGTCGTGTCACAGTATTTGAGCTGAGTCTGACTTCCACTCAACAGTTAAGACGAATACACTCACACTCTAAAAGGCGTGCAAAAAGGTAGAGTTAGTTCAGTAagacacttcaaaataaaataagttaagaGAAACAACAGTGGGGATGAAGGCGGAAAAAACTACAATTAGTCTTGTCGAGGATAAGCTGTAGTGGATTTTTCAGAGATTTCCTGTGTGAAGGAAGAATCTGGAATAATGGGATAACTGTTCCTTTGCACGACAAGACGCTTTCTCTTGTCTCCCTGTTTCTGCCAAGCCGACCCGCACTTTTTTGTTTACGCCTTGCGTAAATCTGTGTGCATGTCGTTCCGAATGAGTGAATGCCTCCATAGTTGCAGACTCTGCCGGCAGAGTTTATCAACAAAATGAGTCCAGCCAGCGACAAAgccctttctttttctgttttcataacaCGGCCATTAACAGCACGGGTCAGCTGATTGAGTCAGACAACAAGACCCCCAAGGAACCTCCCTAATAACTAAACCAACATGATGTGCTAAGTGTCAGGTGTGGTGTTGTTGAAGGTGTAACTTCTATAGGTGATGCATATACGATGAAACATGTTGCACCTGCAGGACCTTACCAGCAGGGCCAATTAGATCCTAAAACTGAAGGATTGAGCTTCCAAAAACAACATGTACTACTCATCTTATTTTCATCTAGTCATTCAATGGGgttttaaaggaagaaaaaaatattctattcaTTTAAGCAGAGTCAGTCGGAGTGTAAAGAGCATATTTAACCAAAAGAAGAGAGGTTGTTACGAATGAAATGAAAGGGACTgcagataattaattaaataggTATGTACATGCCCTTAGCTCCAAGATTAGCACCCTTAATGAAGAGGGACCTAGAGCCACAGATAAGGGTAATGGTTTGTATAAAAAATATCCCTTTTGGAAGAATTGACATgactaaagcaaaaacaagaaatgcattGGTAAATTATCTTAATGGACCACTCAAAGTACAAATGTGTGGCGTTATATCTGTACGAAGACTGTGCGTCAAAGCACTGTATGGACAGTGAGGTAACAGTGTAAATCAatcacaaaactgcaaacacacactcacagaaaACCACTCTCTCATACACACTACTTGTAGGTGCCCAGTAACTTGCTCCCCTTAAATCAACCTAGTTGCAAGTAAATTAATGCGTTCTATAGAAGGATATTAATTCTACACTTGCCTTCTTAATAACTTGGTTGCGACACAGCATTTTTTAAGGTTTGATTGCACTCGAGAGAGGCTAGAGTAATACTACAGTATCTTCCTTATAAAGAGATACATATGAAACTACCATACTAGTGGGATCGCAGGGAGATCATCGTGTAGCGGATCAGTTGCCATGATAACAATTGTGTGGGAGCGCCACACCAAGATGAAGGCTGGGGGTTTGAGATCTGGCGGTGAGGTGCGTCCATGATCACTCAAGGCCGGAGTTGGAGCCATCTCCCCAGCCTCGTGTTTCCTGGAGACCGCGTCACCTCATGTTCTCTTCCGGGAAACCTCCGCATCCTGGCACTCGACGGCGGACAGAGCTATTAGCATCTGGGCGGCGTAGTAGGTGGCCATGATGATGGCTCGGGAGTGGGGCACGGGGAAGCAGAACTTGTTGACGGCGATGGTGAGATCAGAGACCATGAAGAGCACGGCGCCCAGGCAGGCTGACAGCTTGGTCCAGGTCCAGAGGTCGTTGGTCAGCTGCAGCCCCGCGATGGCTCTCCAACCCATGAAGCCAATCAGAGCGATGTAGACGGCCACCAGGTAAGTGAATGGTCCGGACAGGTAGGGGTACAGCAGGAGGTAGCACAGGGCGGACACCGCAGTGATCACCAGGCCAGCGCAAACGTTTATTGGCTTCATCCCAAAGGCGGATGAATAAAGAATGTGGGTGATGGCGAACATGAGAAGACCTGCAAGGcatagaagaagcagaagaatcAGCACTTTCAACAGAATAGAAAATTGCAATTTTGATTGACTCAAAAACACTCCAAACAGAAATGGCTGGGGTTGGGTGGCTGTGTGCTTTTTACAAAcactatattttataaaatgttgctgTTGAAATCCAGATGTGATCGCCCGGTTTTGACTTCATTGCCAGTGTAtatttgctacaaaaaaaaatcacagctgGATTGCATCTTCTAATCATGCAATTGAATGAGTCACTTTACTGGGTACACAGGAAAATGTAGTAAATAAACCCAGATGTAGTGAGTTTTTGCAAAGCAACCAATAGTTGgtaatcaaaatgaaaattttaacttcGCCTGTCTGCAGCTTCTGAAATGTAAGgatgctttaatttttttcacttttccatTAATGTTGAGTTGCTTATTTGTCGGCTGGAAATAAAGTGGACCACCACCACTCAACACCCAACACTATTAGAGCTTgatagaaatattttcctgttcaCATGGGGCTTATTTTTCCTTGTAGCAATTCTTAAAGCAGTGTTCTTGACTTGTACTGTCAAACTGAGATTTtaatcttcaaaataaaaatgtggcaAACCAGTCACAAATACAGTTGTTGGTATCCCTCATGTTAATATTTCAGACAATCTTCATTTTCAGTGTCACGTGTCTGGGTCATCTTATATGTACTCTTTATCTCGCTTAGCTGGTTTCTACTGGACTTAGGTCTGACGATTGTGATCTGTATCTCAACTGGTCAAAGCACATATTTCCAATAAAGGTTCCAGTAGAGTTTAACCAAATCTAAACATCTTAATGTTTGTGATGATGggctaacttttttttttatctgaaatccCTCTTAAACAACTGGTTTGTTTACAGAGCAGtagttcaaacattttacagagcAGTAGGTAGCTGTCGGGCAAGGAATCATGTTTGCTTTGCCACCGTATCATctctgttaaaaatatattacagctATTCTTCTCACCGTGGACGAAGTATCCCTGCTCCTGCCAGATGAGAAAGGCATCACCCAGAGCAGAAAAGATGAGGCCAGCCAGAATCTTGCGGGCGCTGGAGTGAGCACCAAGGAAGCTGAATCCATGAGCCAGCAGAAACACCCACAGGCAGAAGATGGGCAGACATTTGATGAGGGCACTGAACCAGGAAGGGCTGGAGGTGGGCAGCCACAGGACGAAGTAAACACAGGTTGCCTTGAAGAACGGCACCAGTTTGGGACCTTCGCTCTTCACCTGGAAGGAGATTTGGCATTTAATTATAACAGAAGTGgctaaaacactttttttgagTGTGATGTACagaaattgaacattttttgtcaaaaaaaaaaatttaaaaagtatcatGGGTTGGGTTGAAAGTGCTTAAgtcatgtttggttttcataAAATTCATATTAGACATGCCCGTGTCTTGTTGCTTAGCCTAAGAGCTAAAGGGGAAATGTGCAAACCTAAAGAGGAAATGCAAAAGTCTACAGCCACATGCCATTGACTCTAAGtaaccttttctctttttattttttgccatacAAGTTTTTCTATCTTCTCCTTTTATCACTGAAGTTCTTAGGAAATATATTCAGTCTCATGTTCCAGTTCCATTATCAGTCAGattgtttttcctgttaaaaaaaaaggcccagcaGGATTAAATAGCGTAGACCATAGAAAGTTCTGGGAATTATTCTCAAGCCAGAGCAGCGGACAAACACGAAGTGGAAAAGTTGTGTTGAGAGGAGAAGGAATTAAGTGAGGGTTCACTGAAGCAGAAGTAAAGAGGATAAAAGTGGGACAAAAAAGACATAGGAAAGAAGGGAGAACAGTGCTTGTGAAAAATGAATGACAAGACAGGGCAAAAGATGCTGATTTGTAAAAGGAAAACTGCAAGAGTTCAAATAAAGGTGAAGGAAAAGAATGACAAAGAAGGACCAGGAGGTCTTTCGGGGTAGGAGTACAATATCAGCTTTTAAATGGCAGCTGGGGAAAATAGGAGGTGAAGACGGGAACAGAAGGTGAGAGAGAATGAGGGGTTACTGTCGGTCACACAGCCTATTCTCCCAGAGGAAAGAGAGGACGTAGATTGCACAACACCTCAATATAAAAGTGAACTAAATTACACTACAGGATGAGGTACAATACATGAGATTGCCCTGGTGTGTTTGACATATCTAGCAGccagcaggaaaacaacaggaaaccTACACACACTTTAACATATGTCCACAAACATGCTAGAGCAAAATTACAGAAACCAGCATGAAGCTGACACTTTAATTAAGAAGAATAACAAGGAAGCCTATATGTTGTACAgaaatttctacaaaaaaaaaaccacacaacttttcagagttttagaTCAAAACTAAAAGCCGACTTATTACTTCAGCTTCTTTGAAGCAAAAGAAGGATGAGGAAGCTTAAAAGTCCTAAAACCAGGACCGTTTATGAAGCTTATTACTTCAGCTAAAAGGGCACCAGCCTTTCTATATGCTTAAACTCAGGTTGTAAAATATGCTGCTACACCAGCCATgtctgcaacctgtggctccAGCAAATAAATTATACAGTCATGTCAATATGGAACAAACACTCAAAGGGAGGTTGGTGATAGCTAATTAAATCCATGCCATGAAGAATCAGGGCAGTTCTTAAGACAAAAAGAGGTCCAACCTGATAGAGTAAGATGTACATAACAAAGTCGCAATaggttttttatttctctggacTTTAAAGGGTGAATGATCTATCTAGGatttcttattcttattttaaataagtacAATTCTGTGCAGAAACCAGTTATTTAATTATGCTGAAATGCacattaaatagtttttaatgatatttGAAAAAGAATGGTCAATCTAGGTTAAATATCTAAATTATAGTCTTTCCTATcagtttttcaaattaattttttgaaCTTCAAATTTACAGAATCACTCAAGTTGCAATTTTCCAGACAGAAGAACCCTGGAActtaatttgtgtatttatttcagatattaTCAGATTCCTGGAAAAGCAGGTGTAGGAAGTCACGGGAGC from Xiphophorus maculatus strain JP 163 A chromosome 2, X_maculatus-5.0-male, whole genome shotgun sequence carries:
- the tmem86a gene encoding lysoplasmalogenase-like protein TMEM86A, with amino-acid sequence MVSPVTVVKSEGPKLVPFFKATCVYFVLWLPTSSPSWFSALIKCLPIFCLWVFLLAHGFSFLGAHSSARKILAGLIFSALGDAFLIWQEQGYFVHGLLMFAITHILYSSAFGMKPINVCAGLVITAVSALCYLLLYPYLSGPFTYLVAVYIALIGFMGWRAIAGLQLTNDLWTWTKLSACLGAVLFMVSDLTIAVNKFCFPVPHSRAIIMATYYAAQMLIALSAVECQDAEVSRKRT